The following is a genomic window from Nitrospirota bacterium.
CAAAGGATGCCCTTCCCAATCTTCAGGCAATAAAATTCTACGCAAATCTGGATGCCCTGAAAAAACGATACCGAACATATCATAACATTCTCTTTCATGCCAGTTAGCACCTGCCCAGATTGGAACAACAGATCTAATCTTAGGGTCATTATCAGGAACCTGTGCTTTCACACGAATCCGATGACGATATCTTGTTGAAAGAAGGTTATAGACAACTTCGAATCTGTTCTCTTTTTTCCCCTGGTAATCAACTGCGGTAAGGTCTTGAAGATGGTCAAAAGACAGATGAGGCTCATCATGAAGATATCTACAAATATCAAATGCCTTACCCCGCTTTATAATTATTGAGACCTGATCTCTAAAATTAGTTACTTCAATAACTTCATCAGGAAACTTCTGTTTTATTTCTTCAGCGATCTCTGCAGGATCTAATCCCTTATCTGTTAATGATATTTTCCGTAATACTACCGCCATGGGCTCCACCTTGCCTTTTCATTTCTTATTTTTTCCTGAAGCATCATCATTGCCTCAAGCAATGTCTCAGGTCTTGGAGGACAACCAGGCACATATACATCAACTGGGAGAAAAGAA
Proteins encoded in this region:
- a CDS encoding NADH-quinone oxidoreductase subunit C — encoded protein: MAVVLRKISLTDKGLDPAEIAEEIKQKFPDEVIEVTNFRDQVSIIIKRGKAFDICRYLHDEPHLSFDHLQDLTAVDYQGKKENRFEVVYNLLSTRYRHRIRVKAQVPDNDPKIRSVVPIWAGANWHERECYDMFGIVFSGHPDLRRILLPEDWEGHPLRKDYPLKGPAPEKEWPGFVEVLNKAKELKEFEWEG